The Pseudomonas moraviensis genome contains the following window.
TCATCCACGGCGCCTTGGCCGCCAGCTTGTAGTTGTGGGTACCAACGCCCCAACCCTGGGATGCGCGCTCGCTCTTTCCGCCAAGCAGCAGCGCCAGCAATTGATGGCCGAAGCACACGCCGAGCAGTTTGTCGCCGCGTTCGTAGCGATTCAGAAGATAAGTCTTGAGGGTCTGAATCCACGGATCAGTGCCGAACGAATCGGCCTTGCTGCCGGTGACCAGGTACGCATCGAAGGTCTCGTCTTCGCTTGGGTATTCGCCATTCACCACGTTATAGACAGTGAAATCAGCGGCGATCGGTTGTTGCGAAAACAGGCGCTGAAACATTTGCCCATAGCCCTGATACTGATCGATCAGCTCAGGCCGCAAGATGTCGGTCTCGAGAATGCAGATGCGCAGCGACATAAAAAATACCTGACACGTGATGGGAATAATGAACACCCCAGAGCCTGCCTTGAAACACCCGACCAAGGCAAGCCCCGACATGTTCACCAGCCCCTAGAACATTTCACCTTTCGCGGCTTTGTCCAGTAGCAGCGCTGGCGGCGTAAAACGCTCGCCATATTGCTCGGTCAGATACTGCGCACGCGCGACAAAATCCTTCAGGCCATACTGGTTGATGAACTGCAGCGCACCGCCGGTCCACGCAGCGAAACCGATGCCGAAGATCGACCCGACGTTGGCATCCGCCGTCGAGGTCAGCACGCCCTCCTCCACACAGCGCACGGTTTCGATGGCCTGCACAAACAACAGACGATCGCGCACATCCTTTGCTGGAATCTGTCCGTCGACTTTCTCGAAACGCGTTTTCAGCTCCGGCCAAAGATGCTTCTG
Protein-coding sequences here:
- a CDS encoding amidotransferase; translation: MSLRICILETDILRPELIDQYQGYGQMFQRLFSQQPIAADFTVYNVVNGEYPSEDETFDAYLVTGSKADSFGTDPWIQTLKTYLLNRYERGDKLLGVCFGHQLLALLLGGKSERASQGWGVGTHNYKLAAKAPWMSPVREELTLLISHQDQVTELPENATVIASSDFCPFAAYHINDQVLCFQGHPEFIHDYSRALLDLRQEALGSQIYSKGVASLEQEHHGATVAEWMMRFVAHKPEAAQR